The Novipirellula caenicola genome includes a region encoding these proteins:
- a CDS encoding mucoidy inhibitor MuiA family protein encodes MRTFRPPSLVIIIAWAMSIHLLVTNVHQTSAAESIAAGTDTIDSVTLYRDQASVVRRIDVPASADLQQIRVTDLPASYVAGSAFSQCESGSVIRSTRVMTVDSLSPENEQKVKTLADQYAALLRDLNNAKQTSTVIEQDLLTLEKLVDFSASKTLENLDRATLDVQSVTALTDFTMQRRRQLAQELHEQQTTIDDLTKAIQVNRASIESIHNTRGTTSEALIEVISPEGGPLRFSYQVSDVGWSPSYTVRGQRIAQEEAEFLLEFESVIVQNSGEDWDNVKLTLSTAQPDLHSAAPGLTPLRIGIAESSAALSSQTSSMAPSELEIPSWQDRMVWHRDITRNAESGMKQIAELESAAKVQRDIALDAGANVSDESYTIADRIKIPSRLENQVVTVTHDTLTGDLNYVVTPLLSSFAYREADLKNTIGRNLIAGDADVYLNEKFIGRTTLPPTAAGQRFRIGFGADRQVRTRRELMSRDSSVHGGNQRVSLKYRLVVSNYHNTAIPIRLLDRIPLATENESISVSLAADVATQLSTDPLYLRMQRPTGILRWDLEIPAERFGSNAYDFEYSFTIEHDREKRIVGDRMLEQMRSDYRFENSSGGGFGGGMSGGGIF; translated from the coding sequence ATGCGCACGTTTAGACCCCCTTCGCTCGTGATCATCATCGCATGGGCAATGTCGATCCACTTGCTTGTCACCAACGTCCATCAAACCAGTGCCGCCGAATCGATCGCAGCGGGCACCGACACAATCGATTCCGTCACGCTGTACCGCGACCAAGCGAGTGTTGTTCGCCGGATCGACGTCCCCGCCTCGGCGGACTTGCAACAAATCCGGGTGACCGACTTGCCAGCGAGTTATGTGGCAGGTTCCGCGTTTTCGCAATGTGAATCGGGCAGCGTCATTCGATCGACTCGCGTGATGACCGTTGACTCACTTTCGCCCGAAAACGAGCAAAAAGTCAAAACGCTTGCAGACCAATACGCGGCGCTGCTGCGTGATCTGAATAACGCCAAACAAACGTCGACCGTGATTGAACAGGACTTGCTCACGCTTGAGAAACTTGTCGATTTTTCAGCAAGCAAAACGCTTGAAAACCTGGATCGCGCCACACTGGACGTGCAATCCGTTACCGCACTGACCGATTTCACCATGCAGCGGCGACGTCAACTCGCCCAAGAACTACATGAGCAGCAAACCACAATCGACGATTTGACCAAGGCAATCCAAGTCAACCGCGCGAGCATCGAGTCGATCCACAATACACGAGGCACGACAAGCGAGGCGCTAATCGAAGTAATCTCCCCTGAGGGCGGGCCACTGCGGTTCAGCTACCAAGTCAGCGATGTCGGATGGTCGCCGAGCTATACGGTCCGCGGCCAACGCATCGCTCAGGAAGAAGCGGAATTTTTGCTCGAATTTGAAAGCGTGATCGTGCAAAACAGCGGCGAAGATTGGGACAATGTAAAGCTGACCCTGTCGACCGCTCAACCCGATCTGCACTCCGCCGCCCCCGGTCTGACCCCGTTGCGTATCGGCATCGCGGAATCAAGTGCAGCGTTGTCATCGCAGACGTCATCGATGGCGCCGAGCGAGTTGGAAATCCCCTCATGGCAAGACCGAATGGTTTGGCACCGCGACATCACTCGCAATGCCGAATCGGGAATGAAGCAAATTGCTGAACTCGAGTCTGCTGCGAAAGTCCAACGCGATATCGCCTTGGATGCGGGAGCGAACGTCAGCGACGAGAGCTACACGATCGCCGACCGCATCAAAATCCCAAGTCGACTTGAAAATCAAGTCGTCACGGTGACTCACGACACCCTCACCGGCGATTTGAATTATGTCGTCACGCCGCTATTGAGCAGTTTCGCCTATCGTGAAGCGGACTTAAAAAACACGATCGGCCGAAACTTGATCGCTGGTGATGCCGACGTTTACTTGAACGAAAAATTTATCGGCCGCACAACGCTGCCGCCCACCGCTGCGGGACAACGTTTCCGAATCGGATTTGGCGCCGACCGCCAAGTCCGAACACGACGCGAATTGATGTCGCGTGATTCGTCGGTTCACGGTGGCAACCAACGCGTCAGCCTAAAATACCGGCTGGTCGTTTCGAACTATCACAACACGGCGATCCCCATCCGGTTGCTGGACCGCATTCCGCTGGCGACTGAAAACGAATCGATCAGCGTTTCATTGGCGGCGGACGTGGCGACGCAACTGTCCACCGATCCGCTCTACCTGCGAATGCAGCGGCCAACTGGAATATTGCGCTGGGATCTCGAAATCCCGGCCGAACGGTTTGGCAGCAACGCCTACGATTTCGAATACTCGTTTACGATTGAACACGATCGCGAGAAACGCATTGTCGGTGACCGCATGCTCGAACAGATGCGAAGCGATTATCGTTTTGAAAACTCAAGCGGCGGCGGATTTGGCGGTGGCATGAGCGGTGGTGGCATCTTCTAA
- a CDS encoding PQQ-binding-like beta-propeller repeat protein produces the protein MTAFAGGAGSAKDLDSGWPQWRGPEASGVAPTGNPPTQWSETENIRWKIEVPGVGSSTPIVLGDRVYVATAVKTDRMKEGAEAATEPQAAESSEPPRRDRGGDRPSGFGRGERGGLGGRGEGGGRSGRGGRGRGGAEPTNYYAFMVLAYDRASGAEVWRSTVTEQVPHEAGHNTNTFASASPVSDGERLYVSFGSRGVYCLDLNGKTLWSRDLGKMQTRAQFGEGSSPAVSGDTLVVPFDHEGESFIVALDAKSGEERWRKTRDEQTTWSTPLITQYEGRTQVITNGSNRVRSYDLATGELIWECGGQAGNPIPSPVRFEDNVIVMTGFRGYAIYSIPLSSKGDVTDSETISWIEEDAAPYVPSPLLYQGQLYFVKANNGVLLSRDAKTGELRIDQTRLPDISTIYASPVAANGHVYLTGRDGTTVVLKHGDSFEVVTKNKLDEEIDASAAIVGNEIFYRGKQHLYCIAESTDR, from the coding sequence TTGACCGCTTTTGCCGGGGGGGCCGGCTCGGCCAAGGATCTCGATTCCGGCTGGCCGCAGTGGCGGGGCCCCGAAGCGTCCGGCGTCGCACCGACGGGGAATCCGCCAACCCAGTGGAGCGAGACCGAAAATATCCGCTGGAAAATCGAAGTCCCGGGTGTCGGCAGCTCGACCCCGATCGTGTTGGGCGACCGCGTCTATGTCGCGACCGCAGTGAAAACCGATCGGATGAAAGAGGGAGCGGAGGCGGCAACGGAGCCGCAAGCCGCCGAGTCCTCCGAGCCGCCACGACGTGACCGTGGCGGCGATCGGCCTAGTGGTTTTGGTCGCGGTGAGCGAGGTGGTCTTGGTGGCCGTGGTGAAGGGGGCGGCCGTAGTGGTCGAGGTGGCCGTGGCCGCGGCGGGGCGGAACCAACCAATTACTATGCCTTTATGGTGTTGGCCTACGATCGTGCCAGCGGCGCGGAGGTGTGGCGGAGCACCGTGACCGAGCAAGTGCCTCACGAAGCCGGACACAACACCAACACGTTTGCATCAGCGTCGCCGGTGAGCGACGGAGAACGGCTGTATGTCTCGTTCGGATCGCGAGGCGTTTACTGCTTGGATCTGAACGGGAAAACATTGTGGAGTCGCGATCTAGGTAAGATGCAAACACGAGCTCAATTTGGCGAAGGCAGTTCGCCAGCGGTCTCTGGCGATACGCTTGTCGTCCCGTTTGATCACGAAGGCGAATCGTTCATCGTGGCACTCGATGCGAAATCGGGTGAAGAGCGATGGCGGAAAACTCGCGACGAGCAAACGACGTGGTCGACTCCTTTGATCACCCAGTACGAAGGACGCACGCAAGTGATCACCAACGGCAGCAATCGCGTTCGTAGTTATGACTTGGCCACGGGCGAATTGATTTGGGAATGTGGTGGTCAAGCGGGCAACCCGATTCCGTCGCCTGTGCGGTTCGAGGACAACGTGATTGTGATGACCGGATTTCGAGGTTACGCGATCTATTCGATCCCGCTCAGCAGCAAGGGGGATGTCACCGATAGCGAGACGATCAGTTGGATCGAAGAAGACGCGGCGCCGTACGTTCCCTCGCCGCTGCTGTATCAAGGCCAGCTGTATTTCGTCAAAGCCAACAATGGCGTGCTGCTTTCACGCGATGCCAAGACCGGCGAACTGCGGATCGATCAAACTCGATTGCCCGATATTTCAACCATCTATGCGTCGCCGGTCGCAGCGAACGGCCACGTCTATTTGACCGGACGTGATGGCACGACCGTGGTGCTGAAGCATGGCGATTCGTTCGAAGTCGTTACCAAGAACAAGCTTGATGAGGAAATCGATGCCTCGGCGGCCATCGTCGGCAACGAGATCTTCTATCGTGGCAAGCAACACCTGTACTGCATTGCCGAGTCGACCGACCGCTAG